A genomic segment from Kyrpidia tusciae DSM 2912 encodes:
- the tsaD gene encoding tRNA (adenosine(37)-N6)-threonylcarbamoyltransferase complex transferase subunit TsaD: MLGKTGAEVREGDREKGLILAVETSCDETAASVVEGGTRIRSNIVSSQIAIHRRFGGVVPEVASRGHVEQITAVMAAALEDAGVHPRDLAAVAVTYGPGLVGALLVGLMAAKTFAWVHGLPLIGVHHIVGHLFAHRLAGGPEPPWLALVVSGGHTELIHIPNDHTFEVLGRTRDDAAGEAFDKTARALGLPYPGGPQIDALASSGDPERYAFPRSWLEEDSLDFSFSGLKTAVLNLLNDAHRRGDEVRPEDVAASFQAAVVEVLVEKTVRAVRRYPGVPVVVAGGVAANSTLRREMDRRAEEEGFLWSAPPLALCTDNAAMIAAAAWPRLSRGWFHGMDLNARANLGLEAWAAGDGVAAFPPHDPPDGRRRH; encoded by the coding sequence TTGCTCGGGAAGACCGGGGCTGAGGTCAGGGAGGGGGATCGAGAGAAAGGTCTCATTCTGGCTGTGGAGACCAGCTGCGACGAAACGGCGGCGTCGGTGGTGGAGGGGGGCACCCGCATCCGCTCCAATATCGTGAGCTCCCAAATCGCGATTCACCGGCGGTTCGGAGGGGTCGTCCCGGAGGTGGCCTCCCGGGGGCATGTGGAACAGATTACGGCCGTTATGGCGGCAGCACTAGAGGACGCCGGGGTGCACCCCCGGGATTTGGCCGCCGTGGCGGTCACCTACGGTCCCGGGTTGGTGGGGGCCCTGCTGGTTGGGCTCATGGCGGCCAAGACTTTTGCGTGGGTTCACGGTCTACCCTTAATTGGCGTTCACCACATCGTCGGTCACCTGTTTGCCCATCGTCTCGCCGGCGGCCCGGAACCGCCATGGCTCGCCTTGGTCGTTTCCGGGGGACATACCGAGTTGATTCATATACCGAATGACCACACCTTCGAGGTGCTGGGGCGGACCCGGGACGACGCCGCCGGGGAAGCTTTCGATAAGACGGCCAGGGCCTTGGGGTTGCCGTACCCGGGAGGGCCCCAGATCGACGCTTTGGCAAGCTCCGGGGACCCGGAGCGATACGCCTTTCCGCGTAGCTGGCTGGAGGAGGATTCGTTAGATTTCAGTTTTAGCGGTCTGAAGACAGCCGTTTTGAATCTGTTAAATGACGCCCACCGGCGCGGTGATGAGGTGCGCCCGGAGGATGTGGCGGCGTCCTTCCAGGCAGCGGTGGTGGAGGTGTTGGTGGAGAAAACTGTCCGGGCGGTTCGGAGATACCCAGGAGTGCCGGTGGTGGTGGCTGGAGGGGTGGCGGCCAACTCCACCTTGCGCCGCGAAATGGACCGCCGGGCGGAAGAAGAAGGATTTCTCTGGTCGGCGCCTCCCTTGGCTCTGTGTACAGACAATGCGGCGATGATCGCGGCGGCGGCTTGGCCTCGACTGAGTCGCGGGTGGTTTCACGGTATGGATCTGAATGCCCGGGCGAACTTGGGGCTCGAGGCCTGGGCGGCGGGAGATGGAGTGGCGGCGTTCCCGCCGCATGATCCGCCGGATGGGAGGCGTCGCCACTGA
- the tsaB gene encoding tRNA (adenosine(37)-N6)-threonylcarbamoyltransferase complex dimerization subunit type 1 TsaB, translated as MVRLAIDTATAALSMAVEESGSILAEAVLQLGRDHSVYILPWLERVLAGAGKGPADLNRVVVGVGPGSYTGVRVGVTVAKTLGWALGIPVVPVSTLSGLAGRGRFFDGVVVPMVDARRERVYAAWFTGGRKGGVVRESPDRVWPVAELAERLAEDGRAVLALGDGGMRYAPIWRERLGGRLRLAPPDQFGVRAADLLAAEEASGDQGPLLGNAVHGLVPQYLQLAEAEARWRDRQH; from the coding sequence ATGGTCCGACTGGCAATCGACACCGCGACAGCAGCCTTGAGCATGGCGGTGGAGGAGTCGGGAAGCATCCTGGCGGAAGCGGTGCTACAGCTGGGAAGGGATCACTCGGTGTACATTCTACCCTGGCTGGAGAGGGTGTTGGCCGGGGCCGGGAAAGGACCGGCCGATCTGAACCGGGTCGTTGTCGGAGTGGGGCCCGGTTCTTACACAGGGGTCCGGGTGGGGGTGACTGTGGCGAAAACCCTGGGGTGGGCACTGGGGATTCCGGTGGTGCCGGTGTCCACTTTGTCGGGCTTGGCCGGGCGCGGGCGATTCTTTGACGGTGTGGTCGTGCCGATGGTGGACGCTCGGCGGGAGCGGGTATACGCGGCCTGGTTTACCGGGGGAAGGAAAGGCGGTGTGGTGAGGGAGTCTCCGGATCGAGTGTGGCCGGTGGCGGAGTTGGCTGAGCGGCTGGCTGAAGACGGGCGGGCGGTGCTCGCCTTGGGGGATGGCGGGATGAGGTATGCGCCGATATGGAGAGAGCGGCTGGGAGGCCGGTTGCGGCTGGCGCCGCCGGACCAGTTCGGGGTCCGGGCTGCCGATTTGTTGGCCGCCGAGGAAGCGTCCGGTGACCAAGGCCCTCTTCTTGGCAATGCGGTTCACGGGCTTGTGCCCCAATATCTTCAATTAGCAGAGGCGGAAGCGCGATGGCGGGATCGTCAGCACTGA
- the groL gene encoding chaperonin GroEL (60 kDa chaperone family; promotes refolding of misfolded polypeptides especially under stressful conditions; forms two stacked rings of heptamers to form a barrel-shaped 14mer; ends can be capped by GroES; misfolded proteins enter the barrel where they are refolded when GroES binds): MAKDIIFREDARRAMLRGVDALADAVRVTLGPKGRNVVLEKKFGSPLITNDGVTIAKEIELENPFENMGAQLVKEVATKTNDVAGDGTTTATVLAQAIIQEGLKNVTAGANPMALKRGIEKAVKAAVDEIARVAKPIEGRESIAQVAAISAGDDEIGALIADAMEKVGKDGVITVEESKGFGTELEIVEGMQFDRGYISPYMITDTDKMEAVLEEPYLLITDKKVSNIQEILPVLERVVQSGRPLLLIAEDVEGEALATLVVNKLRGTFTAVAVKAPGFGDRRKAMLQDIAILTGGQVISEELGLELKNTSLQQLGRARQVRVTKENTIIVDGAGDKKEIDGRINQIKVQLEETTSDFDREKLQERLAKLAGGVAVIKVGAATETEMKEKKLRIEDALNSTRAAVEEGIVPGGGTALVNVIPALDALTVEGDELTGVNIVRRALEAPVRQIADNAGLEGSVVVERLKKESAGIGFNAATGEWVDMIKAGIVDPAKVTRSALQNAASVAAMVLTTEALVADKPEKEKPAPNMGGAGMDMM, from the coding sequence GTGGCGAAAGACATTATTTTCCGCGAGGATGCACGCCGGGCAATGCTTCGCGGCGTCGACGCTTTGGCCGATGCGGTGAGGGTGACCCTGGGGCCGAAGGGCCGGAACGTAGTCTTGGAGAAGAAGTTCGGTTCTCCGCTGATCACCAATGACGGCGTGACCATCGCGAAGGAGATTGAGTTGGAAAACCCCTTTGAGAATATGGGGGCCCAGCTGGTCAAAGAAGTGGCCACGAAGACGAACGATGTGGCCGGTGACGGAACCACCACGGCCACGGTGTTGGCCCAGGCGATTATTCAGGAAGGACTGAAAAACGTCACCGCCGGTGCGAACCCCATGGCGCTGAAGCGAGGCATTGAGAAAGCGGTTAAAGCGGCGGTGGACGAGATCGCCCGGGTTGCGAAACCCATCGAAGGGCGAGAGAGCATCGCCCAGGTGGCGGCGATTTCCGCCGGGGATGATGAGATCGGTGCTCTGATCGCCGACGCCATGGAGAAGGTCGGGAAAGACGGCGTCATTACGGTGGAGGAATCCAAGGGCTTCGGCACCGAGCTCGAGATCGTGGAAGGGATGCAGTTTGACCGCGGCTACATTTCGCCCTATATGATCACCGACACCGACAAGATGGAAGCAGTTCTCGAGGAGCCGTACCTTCTGATCACCGATAAGAAGGTCAGCAACATCCAGGAGATCCTGCCGGTGCTGGAGCGGGTCGTGCAATCCGGCCGTCCGCTGTTGCTCATCGCTGAGGACGTGGAAGGGGAAGCTCTGGCGACGCTGGTGGTCAACAAGCTGCGGGGCACCTTTACTGCCGTGGCGGTGAAGGCGCCGGGCTTCGGCGATCGCCGCAAAGCGATGCTTCAGGACATCGCGATCCTGACCGGCGGCCAAGTGATCAGCGAAGAGCTCGGCCTGGAATTGAAGAATACCTCTCTGCAGCAGCTCGGTCGGGCGCGGCAAGTGCGGGTAACGAAGGAAAACACCATCATCGTGGACGGCGCCGGAGACAAAAAAGAAATCGACGGGCGCATTAACCAGATCAAAGTGCAACTGGAGGAGACGACCTCCGATTTTGACCGCGAGAAACTGCAAGAGCGCTTGGCGAAGTTGGCCGGCGGTGTTGCGGTGATCAAGGTGGGGGCGGCTACCGAGACGGAGATGAAGGAAAAGAAGCTCCGCATTGAGGATGCTCTCAACTCCACCCGGGCGGCGGTGGAGGAAGGGATTGTCCCGGGCGGCGGCACGGCCCTCGTGAACGTCATTCCGGCCCTCGATGCCCTTACCGTGGAAGGCGACGAGCTGACGGGGGTGAACATTGTGCGCCGGGCGCTGGAAGCGCCGGTCCGGCAGATCGCGGACAACGCTGGGCTGGAGGGCTCCGTCGTGGTGGAGCGGCTCAAGAAAGAGTCGGCTGGAATCGGCTTCAACGCCGCCACCGGCGAGTGGGTGGACATGATCAAAGCCGGCATCGTCGATCCGGCGAAGGTCACCCGCTCGGCGCTTCAGAACGCCGCCAGCGTCGCGGCCATGGTTCTGACCACCGAGGCTTTGGTGGCCGACAAGCCGGAGAAAGAGAAGCCCGCGCCGAACATGGGTGGAGCCGGCATGGACATGATGTGA
- the tatC gene encoding twin-arginine translocase subunit TatC: MEAPQDQPKTFVEHLAELRKLLIQTLIVFVIALGVAFSYVDRVLVWLEIPAVRAGLGRPMVLGAGEVVRVYFMLAGVTALGVTLPFLLLQIWRFVAPGLTPRERRAALAYIPMALFIFLAGVSFGYFLVFPTVFRFLIRLGAEQFNVQITAGNYFGFMINLIVPLGLVFELPLVTMFLTRLGIVTPATLGKMRKYAYLVLVIIGAMITPPDFVSHLSVTIPMILLYELSVTVSKWVWARRQKNPDDPVEN; this comes from the coding sequence GTGGAGGCACCTCAAGACCAACCGAAAACTTTCGTCGAACACCTGGCGGAGTTGCGAAAACTCCTCATTCAAACCCTAATCGTGTTTGTGATCGCCCTGGGGGTCGCGTTTTCTTACGTGGACCGCGTGCTGGTGTGGCTGGAAATCCCCGCCGTGCGGGCCGGGCTCGGCCGCCCCATGGTCCTGGGAGCCGGGGAGGTGGTGCGGGTCTATTTTATGTTGGCGGGTGTCACCGCACTGGGGGTCACGCTTCCGTTCCTGTTATTGCAGATCTGGAGGTTTGTCGCCCCGGGTCTGACCCCCCGGGAGCGGCGGGCTGCCCTGGCTTACATTCCCATGGCTTTGTTCATCTTCCTCGCCGGGGTATCTTTTGGATATTTTTTGGTCTTTCCCACGGTGTTTCGATTTCTCATCCGTTTGGGGGCGGAGCAATTTAACGTCCAGATCACCGCGGGAAACTATTTCGGCTTCATGATCAACCTCATCGTGCCCCTGGGGCTGGTTTTTGAATTGCCGCTAGTGACCATGTTTCTAACGCGGTTAGGCATTGTGACTCCGGCTACCTTGGGCAAAATGAGAAAATACGCATACCTCGTGTTAGTGATCATCGGGGCGATGATCACCCCCCCAGACTTCGTCTCCCACCTCAGTGTCACGATTCCTATGATTCTTCTATACGAACTCAGTGTGACCGTCTCAAAATGGGTTTGGGCGAGGCGACAAAAAAATCCCGACGACCCGGTTGAAAACTGA
- a CDS encoding energy-coupling factor ABC transporter substrate-binding protein, producing the protein MRHKNHRRWGKNAFLGLLAAALAALPLLIPRTAEFQGADDRGKEMVHQLDPNYRPWFSPLWEPPGSEIESLLFSLQAALGAGVIGYSIGYLHARRRDRHESD; encoded by the coding sequence ATGAGGCATAAAAATCATCGGCGATGGGGGAAAAATGCGTTTCTCGGTTTACTGGCGGCGGCTCTAGCGGCATTGCCGCTGTTGATTCCCAGAACAGCGGAGTTTCAAGGAGCGGACGATCGAGGGAAGGAGATGGTGCACCAACTCGATCCCAACTACCGTCCTTGGTTTTCTCCCTTGTGGGAACCCCCCGGCAGTGAGATCGAGAGTTTGCTGTTTTCTCTCCAGGCAGCCTTGGGCGCCGGGGTTATCGGCTATTCCATCGGGTATCTTCATGCCCGCAGAAGGGATCGCCATGAGTCCGATTGA
- a CDS encoding 5-formyltetrahydrofolate cyclo-ligase, whose product MDKGAWRRRLLQWRDDLGARDREKREAALAAWATRWLGGMPPGILMAYAAIRSEVNLKSVVEWAWNHGWTVAFPRVEESHRISAVAADSWEALSPGAFGIPEPTGPALSPGDLDVIVVPGAAFDRLGRRLGYGQGFYDRFLPQVPQAKVVGAAFAEQWVDALPADPHDVPVQYVLTEYGVWSVQDRGFVDLGGGTTGERG is encoded by the coding sequence ATGGACAAAGGAGCGTGGAGGCGCCGGCTGCTTCAATGGCGGGATGACCTGGGGGCCAGGGATCGCGAGAAACGGGAAGCCGCTTTGGCCGCCTGGGCGACTCGTTGGCTGGGGGGGATGCCCCCGGGGATCCTCATGGCCTACGCAGCCATTCGTTCTGAAGTGAACCTGAAATCGGTGGTGGAGTGGGCATGGAACCACGGATGGACCGTGGCCTTTCCTCGGGTGGAAGAATCCCATCGCATAAGCGCTGTGGCGGCGGACAGCTGGGAAGCGCTTTCCCCCGGGGCCTTCGGGATTCCAGAACCGACAGGGCCGGCCCTGAGTCCCGGAGATCTCGACGTGATCGTCGTGCCTGGGGCAGCTTTCGATCGGCTCGGGCGACGGCTCGGGTATGGGCAAGGATTTTATGACCGATTCCTGCCCCAGGTGCCCCAGGCTAAAGTCGTGGGCGCAGCTTTTGCCGAACAATGGGTGGATGCGTTGCCGGCAGATCCTCACGATGTACCCGTGCAGTATGTGCTGACCGAATACGGGGTGTGGTCGGTCCAAGACCGGGGATTTGTGGATCTTGGCGGCGGTACAACAGGAGAGCGGGGATAG
- a CDS encoding energy-coupling factor ABC transporter permease — protein MVGWGVLILLMVLWLPRQAYAMHIMEGYLPLGWCLFWAALCLPALILGTRSLQKQVGDNLRMKLVLALSAAFAFVLSALKLPSVTGSSSHPTGVGLGAVLFGPMAMSVVGCIILLFQALLLAHGGITTLGANTFSMAVVGPTVSYVVFRIFQKSGFGRGVAVFLAAALGDLSTYLTTSLQLALAFPAPIGGVASSFWKFASIFAVTQVPLAVSEGLLTVIMVNWVMKYSPEVLSRAMNLPEEGHHEA, from the coding sequence ATGGTCGGGTGGGGTGTTCTCATTCTGTTGATGGTCCTTTGGCTTCCGCGCCAAGCTTATGCCATGCACATTATGGAGGGCTATCTTCCCTTGGGATGGTGTCTTTTTTGGGCGGCACTGTGCCTGCCGGCACTCATCCTCGGGACTCGTTCCTTACAAAAACAAGTCGGGGACAATCTGAGGATGAAGCTTGTATTGGCGCTTTCGGCAGCTTTTGCCTTCGTGCTTTCGGCTCTCAAACTCCCGTCGGTCACAGGGAGCAGCTCACATCCGACCGGAGTGGGTCTGGGGGCTGTTTTGTTCGGTCCCATGGCCATGAGTGTCGTCGGTTGCATCATCCTCTTGTTTCAAGCCTTGCTGTTGGCCCATGGTGGCATCACGACTCTTGGCGCCAACACGTTCTCCATGGCCGTTGTCGGCCCCACTGTGTCGTATGTTGTCTTTCGCATATTCCAGAAATCCGGATTCGGGAGGGGAGTGGCCGTATTTCTGGCAGCGGCCCTGGGCGACCTCTCTACATATCTGACGACCTCACTGCAGTTGGCTTTGGCGTTTCCCGCTCCAATCGGAGGCGTGGCGTCATCGTTTTGGAAATTCGCCTCGATTTTTGCCGTCACCCAGGTTCCGCTCGCCGTCAGCGAAGGACTGCTCACGGTCATCATGGTGAACTGGGTGATGAAATACAGTCCTGAGGTGCTGAGCCGAGCGATGAACCTGCCTGAGGAGGGACACCATGAGGCATAA
- the groES gene encoding co-chaperone GroES — protein sequence MIKPLADRVVIRPVEKEEKTASGIVLPDTAKEKPQEGEVVAVGPGRMEEGRRVEMEVKVGDRVIYSKYAGTEVKYDGVEYLILRESDILAVLEK from the coding sequence ATGATCAAGCCGCTGGCAGATCGCGTCGTGATCCGTCCGGTTGAAAAGGAAGAAAAGACCGCGAGCGGGATCGTCCTACCCGATACCGCCAAGGAGAAGCCCCAAGAGGGGGAAGTGGTGGCGGTGGGCCCCGGTCGCATGGAAGAAGGGCGCCGGGTTGAGATGGAAGTGAAGGTGGGCGACCGGGTGATCTATTCGAAGTACGCCGGAACTGAAGTCAAGTACGACGGTGTCGAGTACCTGATCCTCCGGGAAAGCGATATCTTAGCCGTGCTGGAAAAGTAA
- a CDS encoding methyl-accepting chemotaxis protein, translating into MFGLFRHINVSTKLLLSSLASLVALLAVGIMGGISLANMDAQLQRMYSGNVLGIEKAGDAERAVRRIAVASADYVLADPADRSSVRQDIQNYDADFAKAIEEYLPIIVRPQERDIINRLRQAYGGYMQAVNQLVAAQNSDLAMQVLHQQVTPKRTEVNNVIAELVQSNAQMAEDIKKEADAMYRRVQFTFVIVIVAGVGLSLGLNLLVSRTITKPLALVTAAAGRVAEGDLRGETVTVNTRDEIGRLTDSFNQMAGNLKSLLRQIADAAESVASASEEMSAGTEQSSQAVAEVSQASQELAAGAGLQSRKVQDTMASTEEFSAAIQQIASTAQQVAAAAQVTSRRAEDGDQAMRRAGAEMDKITTSSREISGMINELGNRSQAIGQIVDLISGIANQTNLLALNAAIEAARVGEHGRGFAVVADEVRKLAEQSGQAAQDIADLIRQVQEDTSKAVEAMESNAQVVESGWRVITEGAGAFQQIKEDVNSVSRQIQEVSRSTEELAKGSEEIVNAITAIGEIAQHVSEASQSVAAGAEEQSASIEELASSAEFLANLGQQLQQAVLKFKL; encoded by the coding sequence ATGTTCGGATTATTTAGGCATATCAATGTGTCGACAAAATTGCTCCTATCGTCCCTCGCCAGCCTTGTGGCCCTGCTCGCCGTGGGCATCATGGGAGGTATTAGCCTGGCGAATATGGACGCACAATTGCAAAGGATGTACAGCGGTAATGTGCTTGGTATCGAAAAAGCCGGCGACGCGGAACGAGCGGTCCGGCGTATAGCGGTGGCTTCCGCCGATTATGTGCTGGCGGATCCCGCCGACCGAAGCTCAGTGCGTCAGGACATCCAGAACTATGATGCCGACTTTGCAAAAGCGATCGAAGAATACCTGCCCATCATTGTCCGGCCGCAGGAGCGCGACATCATCAATCGCCTCCGGCAAGCCTACGGCGGGTACATGCAGGCTGTCAACCAGCTTGTTGCCGCCCAGAATTCCGACCTGGCGATGCAGGTGCTTCACCAGCAGGTCACTCCCAAGCGTACGGAAGTCAACAATGTGATTGCGGAACTGGTGCAGTCGAACGCCCAAATGGCAGAAGACATCAAAAAAGAAGCTGACGCCATGTATCGCAGAGTTCAGTTCACCTTCGTCATTGTGATCGTGGCGGGGGTTGGTCTCAGCCTGGGGCTAAATCTGCTCGTTTCCCGTACGATCACCAAGCCCTTGGCCTTGGTTACCGCGGCTGCCGGAAGAGTGGCCGAGGGCGACTTGCGCGGAGAAACCGTAACCGTCAACACCCGGGACGAAATTGGGCGGCTTACGGACTCCTTTAATCAGATGGCCGGGAACCTGAAGTCCCTGCTTCGGCAAATCGCCGACGCCGCGGAAAGCGTCGCGTCCGCCTCGGAGGAGATGAGCGCCGGCACCGAGCAAAGCAGCCAAGCTGTTGCGGAAGTCAGCCAAGCGTCGCAGGAACTGGCTGCCGGAGCCGGTCTGCAAAGCCGGAAGGTGCAGGACACCATGGCCTCGACTGAGGAATTCTCCGCGGCCATCCAGCAGATCGCCTCCACCGCCCAGCAGGTGGCGGCCGCAGCCCAAGTGACCAGCCGGCGAGCTGAAGACGGAGACCAGGCCATGCGACGGGCCGGGGCGGAAATGGACAAAATCACTACTTCGAGCAGAGAGATATCCGGGATGATTAACGAGTTGGGGAATCGGTCCCAGGCCATCGGCCAGATCGTGGACTTGATCAGCGGCATCGCCAACCAAACGAATCTCTTGGCCTTGAACGCTGCCATTGAGGCTGCGCGAGTAGGGGAGCATGGCCGAGGTTTTGCCGTGGTGGCCGATGAGGTGCGCAAGCTCGCGGAGCAGTCCGGGCAGGCGGCCCAGGACATCGCGGACCTCATCCGTCAAGTCCAGGAAGACACCTCGAAGGCGGTGGAGGCCATGGAAAGCAACGCCCAAGTGGTGGAAAGCGGTTGGCGGGTGATCACAGAAGGAGCAGGGGCTTTCCAACAAATCAAGGAGGACGTGAACAGCGTCTCCCGTCAGATCCAGGAAGTTTCCCGCTCCACCGAAGAACTGGCCAAAGGGAGCGAAGAAATCGTCAACGCGATTACGGCCATCGGTGAAATCGCACAGCATGTGTCCGAAGCCAGCCAAAGTGTGGCTGCCGGCGCCGAGGAGCAGTCGGCTTCCATTGAAGAGCTGGCATCCTCTGCTGAATTCCTGGCCAACCTTGGACAGCAACTGCAACAGGCAGTTTTAAAGTTCAAGCTGTAA
- the rimI gene encoding ribosomal protein S18-alanine N-acetyltransferase, whose translation MAGSSALIIRPMRTTDLDRIQEIERASFTVPWSRNAFYGELADNHFARYIVAQRGDLVVGYAGMWLILDEAHITNIAVHPAARRQHVGETLLRYAMAYARSQGAMRMTLEVRVSNAPAQHLYRKLGFTAKGVRRGYYTDNHEDAIIMWAELAQFDGRIDPEAEAGAAAPGDSVPGFGREVRGPGPGVKSSPGKNDGEREKSAEDRREGRRPGDAGEV comes from the coding sequence ATGGCGGGATCGTCAGCACTGATCATTCGTCCGATGCGCACCACCGATCTCGACCGCATTCAGGAAATTGAACGGGCCTCGTTTACAGTGCCTTGGTCCCGGAACGCCTTCTACGGCGAATTGGCGGACAACCATTTTGCCCGATACATTGTGGCCCAGCGCGGGGATTTGGTGGTGGGTTATGCGGGGATGTGGCTCATTCTCGATGAAGCGCACATTACGAACATCGCGGTTCACCCTGCGGCGAGGAGGCAGCACGTGGGGGAAACGCTGTTGCGCTATGCCATGGCCTATGCCCGAAGCCAGGGCGCCATGCGGATGACTCTGGAGGTGCGTGTATCCAACGCCCCTGCCCAGCATCTGTATCGCAAACTGGGATTTACCGCCAAGGGTGTGCGCCGGGGCTATTATACAGATAATCACGAAGACGCCATCATTATGTGGGCAGAATTGGCGCAGTTCGACGGCCGGATCGACCCGGAAGCAGAGGCGGGAGCGGCGGCCCCGGGAGACTCCGTCCCCGGTTTCGGACGCGAGGTCCGTGGCCCAGGGCCAGGGGTGAAATCGTCTCCAGGGAAGAATGATGGGGAGCGGGAGAAGAGTGCCGAGGATCGACGGGAGGGTAGGCGTCCCGGGGATGCCGGCGAAGTTTGA
- a CDS encoding PaaI family thioesterase produces MNLGLDTRNTILEVLGIDIVEVGAERVIATMPVTAATKQPAGILHGGASVVLAETVATLGTWNLIDQESQQAVGIEINANHIRSKSDGVVTATGVPLHRGRSTMVWDIKITDEDGKLICVSRCTTAILNKK; encoded by the coding sequence TTGAACTTGGGATTAGACACACGAAATACGATCTTGGAAGTCCTGGGCATTGACATTGTGGAGGTGGGCGCGGAACGGGTGATTGCCACGATGCCCGTCACAGCGGCCACCAAGCAGCCCGCCGGCATTTTGCACGGGGGTGCCTCCGTGGTGTTGGCGGAGACCGTGGCCACTCTCGGAACATGGAACCTGATTGACCAGGAAAGTCAGCAGGCGGTAGGCATAGAGATCAACGCCAATCACATACGCAGTAAATCGGACGGTGTGGTGACCGCCACAGGTGTCCCGTTGCACCGCGGCCGATCGACCATGGTCTGGGATATTAAGATTACCGACGAAGATGGGAAATTGATCTGTGTGTCACGGTGCACGACGGCCATCCTGAACAAAAAATAG
- the tsaE gene encoding tRNA (adenosine(37)-N6)-threonylcarbamoyltransferase complex ATPase subunit type 1 TsaE has translation MGAGVGEPPLTERGTADLEAWRTTTRSPGETRALGRLLGKMAKPQTSVCLFGDLGAGKTTFVKGLAEGLGISGPVTSPTFTIVSEYQGRLPLYHVDVYRLGEAAAEEPLGLEEYFEGNGVAAVEWAEWVEPLLPDDRLTIRIERAGEANARVVEMAASGPRHRALLREVIRRWSDWQSTPRQQP, from the coding sequence ATGGGCGCGGGGGTTGGTGAGCCGCCGCTGACAGAGCGGGGGACGGCGGATCTGGAAGCTTGGCGCACGACGACTCGGTCTCCGGGAGAAACCCGGGCCTTGGGGCGATTGTTGGGCAAGATGGCGAAGCCTCAGACCTCGGTATGCCTCTTTGGAGATCTGGGAGCGGGCAAAACCACTTTTGTCAAGGGATTGGCCGAGGGCCTGGGGATTTCCGGGCCGGTAACCAGTCCGACCTTCACGATTGTGTCCGAGTACCAGGGACGGTTGCCGTTGTACCACGTAGATGTCTACCGGCTGGGGGAGGCGGCGGCAGAAGAACCCCTGGGGTTGGAAGAATATTTTGAAGGAAATGGGGTGGCGGCGGTGGAATGGGCGGAATGGGTGGAACCCCTTCTGCCCGACGACCGTCTGACCATTCGGATCGAGCGCGCCGGGGAGGCGAACGCCCGGGTGGTTGAGATGGCGGCCTCGGGTCCCCGGCATCGCGCCTTGCTCCGGGAGGTGATTCGGCGATGGTCCGACTGGCAATCGACACCGCGACAGCAGCCTTGA